Proteins encoded within one genomic window of Dyadobacter chenhuakuii:
- the bamA gene encoding outer membrane protein assembly factor BamA: MNLVKNLNRSLAHLKSILALILLCWCFSANAQKVGLGAAGSKPASAAANLGIDPANPKEFTIAEVTVSGTQFLDPNSMVSISGLKPGDKIRVPGPAIPSSIRRMMDFGTLNDVEIIATKVEGEKIWLNIHIKERPRLYKVSFSGIRKGERETLNDKVKLIKGRVITPTVIKNTQLVIKKYYMDKGFYNTKVKVLQIPDSTRGQATLNFTITKGKKVKIEEIDIQGNTAVSDKILKRKMKGTKQKRIGRLFNPSKYIPKKYDEDKEKLIAYYRKNGYRDATIEFDSIKNGDETISIVMKIDEGTKYFYRDITWSGNYLYTSAYLGERLGVKKGDVYNPEELDKKINGIPGADVSSIYMDDGYLYFRIEPTEKAVEGDSIDVELRMFEGKQATINRILLNGNTKTSDRVVLRELFTLPGQKFSKTEIINTQRQLSQMGYFDPEKIQINPIPNQQDGTVDIEYTVEEKPSDQIELSGGWGGYIGFVGTLGLVFNNFSLKNIPNRETWRPLPSGDGQKLSLRFQANGKQYQTYSLSFSEPWLGGKKPINFGVSLQRTVYRMTDPRSFYNNLGQGNGGLSYRGGYFNNGITLSLGRRLKEPDRNLVMTHSLSYQRYRLDDLDIFRIGYSNGVSNNISFNTTISRNTLSDFQFPRNGSNISLSGTFTPPYSAFRKKTFTDKTDTYRWVEYHKWMFDASYYATITGKLVLSARTHMGFLGAYGDKVGYSPFGRFIVGGSGLAGQGSFSLADQDIIGLRGYQDQKVGPQNEQGFPASGGGIVYNKYVMELRYPVSLNPQATIFILGFAEGGNNWGTYKEFNPFDLKRSAGVGARIFMPAFGLLGIDWGYGFDKIQGEQKRSGPQFHFTIGQQIR; this comes from the coding sequence ATGAACCTTGTGAAAAATTTGAATAGATCATTAGCACACCTCAAAAGTATTTTAGCATTGATCCTGCTTTGCTGGTGTTTTTCAGCAAATGCACAAAAGGTCGGGCTGGGAGCTGCTGGATCAAAACCTGCTTCTGCTGCCGCCAATTTGGGCATTGACCCGGCTAATCCAAAAGAATTTACAATTGCAGAAGTGACTGTTTCAGGAACCCAGTTCCTGGACCCTAATTCCATGGTTTCGATCTCAGGCTTGAAACCTGGCGATAAAATCCGCGTTCCGGGACCAGCAATCCCGTCGTCGATCAGAAGAATGATGGATTTCGGAACATTGAATGATGTTGAGATCATTGCTACGAAAGTGGAAGGCGAAAAGATCTGGTTGAACATTCACATCAAAGAGCGTCCAAGACTTTACAAAGTTTCCTTCTCAGGCATCCGCAAAGGCGAACGCGAAACATTGAATGATAAGGTGAAATTGATCAAAGGGCGCGTTATTACGCCAACCGTAATCAAGAACACCCAGCTTGTTATCAAGAAGTATTATATGGATAAAGGGTTTTACAACACGAAAGTAAAGGTGTTGCAAATCCCTGATTCAACGCGAGGACAGGCTACGCTTAACTTCACCATTACAAAAGGGAAGAAGGTTAAGATCGAGGAGATCGACATTCAGGGAAATACGGCGGTGAGCGATAAAATCCTCAAACGCAAAATGAAAGGCACCAAACAGAAAAGAATTGGCCGTCTTTTCAACCCATCCAAATACATTCCTAAAAAATACGACGAAGACAAGGAAAAACTCATCGCCTATTATCGTAAAAACGGTTACCGCGACGCAACGATTGAATTCGACTCCATTAAAAATGGTGATGAAACGATCAGCATTGTCATGAAGATTGACGAAGGAACTAAGTATTTCTATCGCGACATCACCTGGTCCGGGAATTACCTTTATACATCTGCTTACCTGGGTGAGCGTCTGGGTGTTAAGAAGGGCGACGTTTACAATCCAGAAGAACTAGACAAAAAGATCAATGGTATCCCTGGTGCCGACGTTAGCTCCATTTATATGGATGACGGTTACCTGTATTTCCGCATTGAGCCTACGGAAAAAGCTGTTGAAGGCGATTCTATCGACGTTGAATTAAGAATGTTCGAAGGAAAGCAAGCAACGATCAACCGCATTTTGCTGAATGGTAACACCAAAACCAGCGACCGCGTGGTATTAAGGGAGCTCTTCACATTGCCAGGACAGAAATTCAGTAAAACAGAGATTATCAACACGCAGCGTCAATTATCCCAAATGGGCTATTTCGACCCTGAGAAAATTCAGATCAACCCGATCCCCAACCAGCAGGACGGAACGGTAGATATCGAATACACTGTAGAAGAAAAACCTTCTGACCAGATCGAGTTATCCGGTGGATGGGGTGGATACATTGGTTTCGTTGGAACGCTTGGTTTGGTTTTCAATAACTTCTCACTGAAAAACATCCCTAACCGTGAAACCTGGCGGCCATTGCCTTCCGGTGACGGTCAGAAACTATCGTTGCGTTTCCAGGCGAACGGAAAGCAGTATCAGACCTACTCGCTATCATTCAGTGAACCATGGCTTGGCGGCAAGAAACCGATTAACTTTGGTGTGTCCTTACAGCGCACAGTTTACCGGATGACAGATCCACGTTCTTTTTATAACAATTTGGGCCAAGGTAACGGAGGTCTGAGCTACCGCGGCGGGTATTTCAATAATGGAATTACTTTATCGCTTGGTCGCCGTCTTAAGGAACCGGATCGCAATCTTGTTATGACCCATTCGCTGTCCTATCAGCGATACAGACTGGATGATCTTGATATATTCCGGATTGGATATAGCAATGGTGTATCAAACAATATTTCGTTCAACACAACGATATCCAGAAATACCCTTAGCGATTTCCAATTTCCAAGAAACGGAAGCAACATTTCTTTGAGCGGAACATTCACGCCGCCTTATTCAGCATTCAGGAAGAAGACTTTCACAGACAAGACCGACACATATCGTTGGGTAGAATATCACAAATGGATGTTTGACGCCAGCTATTATGCAACCATCACAGGAAAGCTTGTATTGAGCGCTCGTACGCACATGGGTTTCCTTGGAGCTTATGGAGACAAAGTTGGTTACAGCCCGTTCGGCCGCTTTATCGTGGGTGGATCTGGTCTGGCAGGTCAAGGTTCATTCTCACTTGCTGACCAGGACATTATCGGTTTGCGTGGTTACCAGGATCAGAAAGTAGGACCACAGAACGAGCAGGGCTTCCCGGCATCAGGAGGTGGAATTGTGTATAACAAATATGTAATGGAGCTTCGTTACCCGGTTTCACTGAACCCGCAAGCAACGATCTTTATATTAGGTTTCGCAGAGGGTGGAAATAACTGGGGAACATATAAAGAGTTCAACCCATTCGATTTGAAACGTTCAGCAGGGGTAGGAGCACGTATATTTATGCCTGCATTCGGACTTCTGGGAATTGACTGGGGTTACGGTTTTGATAAAATTCAGGGAGAACAGAAACGAAGCGGACCACAATTCCATTTTACGATTGGTCAGCAGATCAGATAA
- a CDS encoding isoprenyl transferase translates to MKELIDTGNLPKHIAVIMDGNGRWAQNQGAARIFGHRNAIKAVREVTEGCAELGVGFLTLYAFSTENWARPEFEVRALMELLVQSIGNELPTMLKNNVKLDTIGDTESLPKSCRRTLAEAVEATKANTGLNLILALGYSGKWDITQAARKIAEDVKNGVIAPEEINEEMLAANLATQNRPEVDLMLRTGGDHRISNFLLWQLAYAELYFYENLFWPDFRREHLYEAIAAFQNRERRFGKTGEQIKANSAK, encoded by the coding sequence ATGAAGGAGCTCATTGATACGGGCAATCTGCCAAAGCACATCGCCGTTATCATGGACGGTAACGGAAGATGGGCCCAAAACCAGGGAGCAGCGCGCATTTTCGGCCATCGCAACGCGATCAAGGCCGTTAGGGAAGTAACCGAAGGTTGTGCGGAACTAGGTGTCGGGTTTTTGACACTTTATGCATTTTCCACCGAAAACTGGGCCCGTCCCGAGTTTGAAGTAAGGGCTTTGATGGAATTACTGGTTCAGTCTATTGGAAATGAGCTGCCTACTATGCTCAAGAACAATGTAAAGCTGGACACGATCGGTGACACGGAAAGTCTGCCAAAGAGCTGCCGCAGAACATTGGCGGAAGCTGTTGAGGCTACAAAGGCAAATACAGGCCTTAACCTGATCCTGGCGCTGGGTTACAGCGGAAAATGGGACATTACCCAGGCTGCGAGGAAGATTGCGGAGGATGTAAAGAATGGTGTGATTGCACCGGAGGAGATCAACGAAGAAATGCTGGCTGCGAATCTGGCAACCCAAAACCGCCCGGAAGTGGACCTGATGCTGCGCACGGGCGGTGATCACAGGATCAGCAATTTCCTTTTATGGCAGCTTGCTTACGCCGAGCTGTATTTTTACGAAAACCTTTTCTGGCCGGATTTCAGGCGGGAACATTTATATGAAGCGATTGCCGCCTTTCAAAACAGAGAGCGTCGTTTTGGCAAAACTGGTGAACAAATCAAAGCGAATAGTGCTAAGTAA